GGTATTATATAATTATATTCTCAGTTTTAAGAATTCGtcattcatttttattttttcttttaatgTATTTActtattaatttgattaaaGTTTTACAGCACGATACACATTAATATCGTGATTTGACAATGGTTTCATTTAGTTATTGGATTAGGCCATATAATTTCACATTAGCATCTTTGatctgtttctttaaatccTCATCACTACAATTTTCCACTTtgtcttcaatttcatcgTGAATACtttgtaataatgatttatcCCATTCAGAATGTAAACCATTGAAGAACTCTAAATAATTTAGAATTAGTATTATATTGGCTCTAGTagttttttcttcttctaaagAATTTATAGCACGAAGAGCCAAGTGATGaatttcattcattctCTCCTCGGAAACCTCGACGTATACTTGAGATTCTACACCTGCTCcttcatttttcttggaattaaTCTTCAGCTTAGCCAAAGAATTAGACAAtgcttcatcattatcattggCACAGAGATCTTGGCAAGATCTCCGCTTGGACATTAAGTCCTTCAATATTCCCAGAACCGATGACTTCACATGTGGATATGATGATGCGGTCAATGTTTCAAGTATAAATTTGAACGTTACTGCTTCAGGTATCAAACATAAGATACGTGTAAATAAAGTAAATGATACCattctaatttcttcattaggTTGTTTACAATTCTTAGATAGAAATGTCTGCAAAAATGTGGTCAACAAATAAGATGGtaattcttctaattccttTCGAAGGACAGCACTTGAATGATTAGTAATAGATACCCATAACCAATATCTGACAACACTTTCCACAGAAAAGTTTTCAtagaattttgaaaagagagaGGGTGTCGTGCATCTTAAATATAGATAGATGGCATCTTTCACAGTTATTTGAGGGTACAAGTGCTTGTCAGTTTCCATGTAATAAACCCCAGATAAAATGACAATACCTAATGGATCTAATTGAACGTTCTTATGTTTAGCTATTCTTTGTAACTCGTAAGAATAGGCTAACTTGTAAACAGTTTGCtgaatcaattttttaGCCTCTTCACTCCCTATTGAAGAATCCTTAGGCAAACCCTTATAGATATCATGAGAAGTCTTCACACATTCTAAGAATTCCTTTTTgatatcaatatcaaatgaaAGGgccaaattgaaaaatcttgAATTCACTTCAGAAATATCTTTGTAAAATCCAGCTAATGTAAATTCAGtgtttgaaagaaaataaaaatatttaacaTCTGTTCTACCGTTAATAGCCTTCAAACAGGTTTCTAACCCTATCGTGCAAAGATTGCGTAATATTCTCCTTTGTGAAGCAAGCTCTCTCTCTTCAATTCTGATCAAATCCTCTTTAGTCAGGGACCTGTCTTTGATAACACATAGAGAGGTATCTGGGGGCACGTAATTCCTGCAGAAGCTAAAGATACGACGCATGACAATTCTTACATCGTTGATTCCGTCACAATTAGCCTTTATGAAACGAATCATTGCAGAAGTAGCCAAACCTAAGTATTTTGATGGATTCAATGTAGGAATACGTTGCAATGTTGTtccaattaattcaaaaagaaTGTACATCTTAACGCTGACAAAAAAGTCAGCAGGAGTTCTTTCCGCATGGTATTTACCAATTTCAGCACTGGAATAATGGGTTTGGCCTTTACTATTTGTATGATCGCCTTGTTCCATTTCCAGCTCTATATTCTCATTCTCTAGAGAAAGATTGGACAGCAACTCACAGCCTGTAAGTAAACATTCCTTGGGTTCAGCTGAGAATGCAATTTCGTTGAAACATTTCATTACAAGGGATATAATGACACTATAACCGAGTCTCTTGGTTACATCAACATTCGCTGTAGTTAGAAACTTCAGAATTTCCTTTGGAAAATCCCAACTGATTCTTGCCACAACATCTGGATGGTCCTTCATTAATCCAAGCAATGCCGTGAGGAATTGTTCTTTGTCATCGATTTCACCATCCATATTTATTTGGTCAATATACATCTCGAGGATTGCAGTCAGAGACACTGAGTCGTCAGAGTATTCATCGAATGCATTGACTAAATCTGCTATTATATCGTTAACATTTGCCATTTTGTCGACTAGCTTTGAGTATGCTGAATAATACGTTCTTTTAAGGTGACTCGCTTATATTAGCCTTatgttttccaatttttttttcatttcaaCGCTGAGAAAATAAGGGAATGAAAATACAGGAACAAAAAATATCGAAGAAAGACCAACAAACAGAATGAGCCGATTACTAGAAAGTGAGGCAAGTTCTGGTAGTTCTGGGACTGACTCTGACAATTCTAAAGTTTTAGATTCTCATACACCCGATAATTCTGTGAGTAGAGGTCAAAACAATGAAATTCCATCTTTAGCATTGCGAAATCGACTGGAACTTTACAGCAGACGTTTGTCTCAATTGGGTTTAGAAGAGACTCCACAGATTCCATTGGAGACAGATAATACCTCATTATCACAGGCAGAGAAggagaaaataaaaaatgaGGAAGGACCAGATGTTAACTCGTTCAAagtgaaaataaaattccAGCCTATTGGCTCTGTACCTCAAATAAAACCGCCTGTCTGTAAGATTTCTGCAACACAatcattctcttcaattATTAGTTTTCTCAGAAAGCGTCTGAGAATGGAAAATGTTTATTGCTACGTGAATAGTTCCTTTGCCCCAACTCCCCAACAAAATGTGGGCGACCTCTGGACACAATTTAAAGTCAATGATGAACTTATAATCAGCTATTGTGGGGCAGTTGCTTTTGGATAATTTGCTAAAAGTCGCACAAAAAAGACTTTTTATGGAATGTCGAgatattaagaaatataattcttcttttgagGTAAGCTCTCAAAAGGTGTGTTAATGGGCAACATCTTTTGATGAATACCACTTTTCtccattctttttttgaGAACTGTTACCAGTCAGGTTAAAAAGGTCGCACGATTAATGTACACCTGTATTCCGTTGTCCTTTGAGAAAGCCCCAGCTAAAACTAAATCAAAATAGTACATTAGAATCTATTTAGCACTACAAAATGTGTCAAATATACGTTTTCAGCATCTAAATAGGTCTAGTATAGGAAAAGGTTGCTTCCTTTCTCCACTTTTAGCTTCTTTTGAAGACCCTATATATTCTTAAATTGCTGGGCCTTCGAGGACTTACGTAAACTGCATACctcaaaaaatataataacgTTACGCAATACAATTTTCTCCTAAATAATTATACAATatgaaagaaattaattagtctatattattttccaatgatTAATCTCATTGTTCAACAGGAGCGACGGCATCTTCCAAAACAACCAATAGATCTGAGGCATCCACAGCATTACCATTGCTGACTAACACTTCCTTAACTTGACCATCTGCTGGAGAAGAAATAACCATTTCCATCTTCATGGCACTTAAGACAGCCACAGCTTCACCCTTCTTAACTAAAGAACCCTTGTGAACCTTAACTTCAACCACAACACCGGCCATTGGGGCACCAATTTGGTATGGATCGTGGGCATCAGCCTTTGGCTTGGCAATGGTTTCCACCTTTTGTGATCTGTCAACGACACGGATCTTTCTTAATTCACCATTTAAATCAAAGTAGACTTCCCTAACACCAGTAGCCTTGTTCAAATCACCGATAGCTTGTAGCTTGACGATTAATGTCTTACCTTGTTCGATAGTGACCTCAATTTCTTCGTCCACATCTAATGGAGATAAGAAACTCTTGGTTGGTAATACGGATAGATCACCGTATTTTTCCTTGATCTTTTGGAAATCTTCATAAACCTTTGGATACATATTGTATGATGCAATGTCACATTCATCAATGTCGCCAAATCTTGTTTCTAAATCTTCTCTTATGTCTTGCATGTTGAATGGAGCGAGTTCCAAACCTGGACGAGTAGTCAATTTCCGTCTCTTGTTTCTCAAGATATCTGATCTCAATGGTTCTGGGAAACCACCGTATGGTTGACCAATTAAACCTTCAAAGAAGTCCATTATGGAATCAGGGAAATCTAATGTGTTAGCTAAACGTTTGATATCGTcagaattgaatttgttggTAACCATGAATTGAGCCAAATCACCAACAACCTTAGAGGTTGGAGTAACCTTAACGATGTCACCCAATAAATAGTTTGCCTCTCTGTAGGCTCTTTTCGTTTCAGCCCATTGTTCACCTAA
The sequence above is a segment of the Naumovozyma castellii chromosome 8, complete genome genome. Coding sequences within it:
- the ATG12 gene encoding Atg12p (ancestral locus Anc_6.113) produces the protein MSRLLESEASSGSSGTDSDNSKVLDSHTPDNSVSRGQNNEIPSLALRNRLELYSRRLSQLGLEETPQIPLETDNTSLSQAEKEKIKNEEGPDVNSFKVKIKFQPIGSVPQIKPPVCKISATQSFSSIISFLRKRLRMENVYCYVNSSFAPTPQQNVGDLWTQFKVNDELIISYCGAVAFG
- the YBP1 gene encoding Ybp1p (ancestral locus Anc_6.112) translates to MANVNDIIADLVNAFDEYSDDSVSLTAILEMYIDQINMDGEIDDKEQFLTALLGLMKDHPDVVARISWDFPKEILKFLTTANVDVTKRLGYSVIISLVMKCFNEIAFSAEPKECLLTGCELLSNLSLENENIELEMEQGDHTNSKGQTHYSSAEIGKYHAERTPADFFVSVKMYILFELIGTTLQRIPTLNPSKYLGLATSAMIRFIKANCDGINDVRIVMRRIFSFCRNYVPPDTSLCVIKDRSLTKEDLIRIEERELASQRRILRNLCTIGLETCLKAINGRTDVKYFYFLSNTEFTLAGFYKDISEVNSRFFNLALSFDIDIKKEFLECVKTSHDIYKGLPKDSSIGSEEAKKLIQQTVYKLAYSYELQRIAKHKNVQLDPLGIVILSGVYYMETDKHLYPQITVKDAIYLYLRCTTPSLFSKFYENFSVESVVRYWLWVSITNHSSAVLRKELEELPSYLLTTFLQTFLSKNCKQPNEEIRMVSFTLFTRILCLIPEAVTFKFILETLTASSYPHVKSSVLGILKDLMSKRRSCQDLCANDNDEALSNSLAKLKINSKKNEGAGVESQVYVEVSEERMNEIHHLALRAINSLEEEKTTRANIILILNYLEFFNGLHSEWDKSLLQSIHDEIEDKVENCSDEDLKKQIKDANVKLYGLIQ